One genomic window of Methanosalsum zhilinae DSM 4017 includes the following:
- the grpE gene encoding nucleotide exchange factor GrpE, whose product MNSGNSEKKNNSLEPEEGNVSGTDSVDIEEFKKMESELQELRDRFMRLGAEFENFRKRSLREKEEYRNYAIENLMLELLEVVDNFERALRSAEESKDPDSMIKGVEMVYRQLYNILEKNGLERIKCEREEFDPRVHEAIMQVPASDLPENTVVDECRPGYMLNSKVIRPALVSIAKADEEQEKEQ is encoded by the coding sequence TTGAACAGCGGTAATTCAGAAAAAAAGAACAACAGTCTGGAACCTGAAGAGGGAAATGTTTCCGGTACAGATTCTGTTGATATTGAGGAGTTTAAGAAGATGGAATCCGAACTTCAGGAGCTTCGCGACAGATTCATGAGACTTGGAGCGGAATTTGAGAACTTCAGGAAACGCAGTCTGCGTGAAAAGGAAGAATACCGCAACTATGCCATAGAGAATCTGATGCTTGAACTGCTGGAAGTGGTTGATAACTTTGAAAGGGCACTCAGATCTGCAGAAGAGTCAAAGGACCCGGATTCAATGATTAAGGGTGTGGAGATGGTATACAGGCAGCTGTACAATATTCTGGAAAAGAACGGGCTTGAGAGGATCAAATGTGAAAGAGAAGAATTTGATCCAAGAGTGCATGAGGCTATCATGCAGGTTCCGGCCAGTGACCTTCCTGAGAATACAGTTGTGGATGAATGCAGGCCGGGATATATGCTCAACTCAAAGGTAATACGCCCTGCTCTGGTCTCCATTGCAAAGGCTGATGAAGAACAGGAAAAGGAACAGTAA
- a CDS encoding ATP-grasp domain-containing protein, with amino-acid sequence MRIVLAEYATGTCINSGILAEGRAILRTLAASFERTGHEVVYPSAGSVIGYGTSVQSDEETFSRVIEREAKRSDLGLVIAPDHILPYFTSIIEDNTVNLGCTPESVQICADKLRCSHILEKNRISTPPLLSRPDGGLCVTKPRYGCASENTGICSDFRLSDDLIAMRYIEGEHMSASFIAGQGILPLSINLQLMKMNTGADSCSIEYNGCITPYNTPLSDTLFSIAASVSSILGCRGYTGIDFVVADRPYVVDINPRPTTSLVGICQVMEEEIADLLLKNIDKELPEKVNLTGRYSFTKEDIR; translated from the coding sequence ATGAGAATAGTTCTGGCAGAGTACGCTACCGGCACATGCATAAATTCAGGAATACTTGCAGAGGGACGCGCCATACTGAGAACACTTGCAGCCAGTTTTGAAAGGACAGGACATGAGGTAGTATATCCTTCAGCTGGCAGTGTTATTGGATACGGAACTTCAGTGCAATCTGATGAAGAGACTTTTTCCAGGGTAATTGAAAGGGAGGCAAAGAGATCGGACCTGGGTCTTGTGATCGCACCGGATCATATACTGCCATACTTCACATCCATAATCGAAGATAACACTGTCAACCTTGGATGCACTCCGGAATCTGTTCAGATATGTGCAGACAAACTCAGATGTTCACATATACTTGAAAAAAACAGAATCAGCACTCCACCACTGCTCAGCAGACCTGATGGAGGACTGTGTGTTACAAAACCCAGGTACGGATGTGCCAGTGAAAATACAGGAATCTGTTCTGATTTCAGACTCAGTGATGATCTGATCGCCATGCGCTACATTGAAGGTGAGCATATGAGTGCCAGTTTTATTGCAGGCCAGGGCATACTCCCGCTCTCGATAAATCTGCAGTTGATGAAGATGAATACCGGCGCAGACAGCTGCAGTATTGAGTACAATGGATGCATAACGCCTTACAATACTCCATTATCAGATACCCTGTTCTCTATTGCAGCATCCGTTTCCTCCATTCTTGGGTGCAGGGGATATACAGGGATAGATTTTGTTGTAGCTGACAGGCCATATGTTGTTGATATCAATCCCAGGCCTACGACATCACTTGTTGGTATATGCCAGGTAATGGAAGAGGAGATCGCAGACCTGCTGCTTAA